In Halobaculum sp. XH14, a single genomic region encodes these proteins:
- a CDS encoding VOC family protein: MTRTPALAHLALEVEDLDRAAGFYADRLGLVPGRRSETELAFDVGGTELVCRRPESVPRGGLHVHFAFETTGGEYDAWRARFPDAEEVAFDSFRSVYPFDGDGHCPEIAGLADGGRGLVGVFEVVLEVANVDAAERAYRELGFVEVDRGIERRRVRLRGPVPDDEGGERAAADSRPDAPLPFDLELWEPQLGLAGARGGVHVDFGIRLAEPLAAAERAFGDLPSVRILEREDGSVELYDPDGHHLVLSPASPRRT, encoded by the coding sequence GTGACACGGACCCCCGCGCTCGCCCATCTCGCCCTGGAGGTGGAGGACCTCGACCGGGCCGCCGGCTTCTACGCCGACCGGCTCGGCCTCGTCCCCGGACGGCGGAGCGAAACGGAGCTCGCGTTCGACGTGGGCGGCACCGAACTCGTGTGTCGTCGCCCGGAATCGGTCCCGCGCGGCGGGCTCCACGTCCACTTCGCGTTCGAGACGACCGGCGGGGAGTACGATGCCTGGCGGGCTCGCTTCCCCGACGCCGAGGAAGTGGCGTTCGACTCGTTCCGCTCGGTGTACCCGTTCGACGGGGACGGCCACTGCCCGGAGATCGCCGGCCTCGCGGACGGCGGCCGGGGGCTCGTGGGCGTCTTCGAGGTCGTCCTGGAGGTGGCGAACGTCGATGCGGCCGAGCGGGCGTATCGGGAACTCGGCTTCGTGGAAGTCGACCGCGGCATCGAGCGCCGGCGGGTGCGACTTCGCGGGCCGGTCCCGGACGACGAGGGCGGGGAGCGGGCCGCCGCCGACTCACGGCCGGACGCCCCCCTCCCGTTCGACCTGGAACTCTGGGAGCCACAGCTCGGTCTCGCGGGCGCACGCGGCGGCGTCCACGTCGATTTCGGAATCAGGCTCGCGGAGCCGCTCGCGGCGGCCGAGCGCGCGTTCGGCGACCTGCCCTCGGTCCGGATTCTGGAACGCGAGGACGGCAGCGTCGAACTGTACGACCCCGACGGTCACCACCTCGTTCTCTCACCGGCGTCGCCGCGACGGACGTGA